In Pseudomonas hamedanensis, a single window of DNA contains:
- a CDS encoding translocation/assembly module TamB domain-containing protein has protein sequence MKRGVKITALSLLALLVLIVSSLAAVLGTQAGSRWALGLVPGLSVENFQGRLGGQWSADHLLWEKDTSRVELNKAIFAWSPLCLTRMTLCIDQLKADQVSLQFPPSEETTENGPIKLPDLQLPLAIELGDVEVGSLLFNGSEQLKGLQLAAHWTAQGLQIDSVKLQRDELSLNLSGLLQPSGNWPLTIQGDLSLPAPGSGPWTLALKVDGDLLKTLNLQADSRGYLDGQLSGELQALAENLPAKVRITSDAFKPSADLPDTLQFNQLVLTGEGDLKNGYQLLGNATLPAEKSPVALLLKGKVDASGAQIAGLDLNANDTQSLKLTGNVDWSKGLSAQANINWQDFPWHRLYPEIDEPQVALRTFTGEVSYTDGQYLGNFAAALDGPAGAFTLSSPFSGSLEQIALPQLVMQAGQGKAEGHVNVRFADGIAWDTALDLSALNPAYWVAELPGTLAGPLKSTGEMKNERLSLSADLDLKGKLRGQPAILQAKADGAGEQWNLNALQIRLGDNHISGKGSLHEKLSGQIDIKLPRLAQLWPQLRGQINGQLNAAGTLKAPQGKLNLQGSQLVFEDNRLQSLNLDATLGSAQRAKIDLKGSGIHAGDTSLGTLTANAQGDIKSQKLNLDLIGPKLKLALGLDGKLDQGNWRGRLASGDIQVGGQGWKLQNPARLERLADGQINFGAHCWLSGSASLCGEDQRLMPEPKLRYHLKQFPIESLAQWLPKDFAWQGRLNADLQLDLPASGPNGVVSVDASGGTLRVRDKEQWLDFPYQTLKLTSKLTPKRVDTELNFVGGKLGELMVQAQLNPLPKNKPLTGSFRLTGLDVSVARPFVPMVEKLTGHLNGSGTLSGGLLAPLVNGTVQLSDGEVSGAELPMELQDLQLKAVIAGEAVRLDGGWKSGPSGQGSLNGDVAWGPALVVDLALKGTQLPVSVEPYAKLEMAPDLKISMAGDELKIAGKVLVPKGEITVRELPPSTVKVSDDTIIVGAQTEEGKPPIAMKMDIDVIVGQDKLSFAGFGLTANLQGQVHIGDNMDTRGELWLNDGKYRAYGQRLTVRRARLLFAGPIDQPYLDIEAIRQTDDVIAGIRLSGSAEQPTTQIFSEPAMSQEQALSYLVLGRPLSTNGEDNNMLAQAALGLGLMGSAGVTSGLAKDLGIQDFQLDTQGSGNDTSVVASGNISEKLSLRYGVGVFEPASTIALRYKLSKKVYVEAASGVASSLDIFYKRDF, from the coding sequence GCCTTGGTGGCCAATGGAGCGCCGATCATCTGCTCTGGGAGAAGGACACCAGTCGCGTCGAGCTGAACAAGGCCATCTTCGCCTGGTCGCCGCTGTGCCTGACACGCATGACCTTGTGCATCGATCAGCTCAAGGCCGATCAGGTGAGTCTGCAGTTTCCACCGAGCGAAGAAACCACCGAGAACGGCCCGATCAAACTGCCTGATCTGCAATTGCCGCTGGCTATTGAACTGGGCGATGTCGAGGTGGGCAGCCTGTTGTTCAACGGCAGCGAACAGCTCAAGGGCTTGCAACTGGCGGCGCACTGGACTGCTCAGGGCTTGCAGATCGACAGCGTGAAATTGCAGCGCGACGAACTCAGCCTGAACCTCTCCGGTTTGCTGCAACCGAGCGGCAACTGGCCGCTGACGATTCAGGGCGATCTGAGTTTGCCCGCTCCCGGCAGCGGGCCGTGGACCTTGGCGCTGAAAGTCGACGGCGATTTGCTGAAAACCCTCAACCTGCAAGCCGACAGCCGTGGCTACCTCGACGGCCAGTTGAGCGGTGAACTGCAAGCGCTGGCGGAAAATCTCCCGGCCAAGGTGCGCATCACCAGCGACGCGTTCAAACCCAGCGCCGATCTGCCTGACACCCTGCAATTCAATCAACTTGTACTGACGGGCGAAGGCGACCTGAAAAACGGCTATCAACTGCTTGGCAACGCAACCTTGCCCGCCGAAAAATCGCCAGTGGCGCTGCTGCTCAAAGGCAAGGTCGACGCCAGCGGCGCACAGATTGCCGGACTCGACCTCAACGCCAACGACACGCAAAGCCTCAAGCTCACCGGCAATGTCGACTGGAGCAAAGGCCTCAGCGCCCAGGCCAACATCAACTGGCAAGACTTCCCTTGGCATCGGCTCTACCCGGAGATCGACGAGCCGCAAGTTGCCTTGCGTACATTCACCGGCGAAGTCTCCTACACCGACGGACAATATCTGGGCAACTTCGCCGCCGCGCTGGATGGCCCGGCGGGGGCGTTCACCCTGAGCAGTCCGTTCAGCGGCAGCCTCGAACAGATCGCCTTGCCGCAACTGGTCATGCAGGCCGGACAGGGCAAGGCAGAAGGGCACGTCAATGTGCGCTTCGCCGACGGTATCGCCTGGGACACGGCGCTGGACTTGTCGGCGCTCAACCCGGCGTATTGGGTCGCGGAACTGCCGGGCACGTTGGCCGGGCCGTTGAAAAGCACAGGCGAAATGAAGAATGAACGGCTGAGCCTCAGCGCCGACCTCGACCTCAAAGGCAAACTGCGTGGTCAACCGGCGATTCTGCAAGCCAAGGCTGACGGTGCCGGCGAACAGTGGAACCTCAACGCCCTGCAAATCCGCCTCGGCGATAACCACATCAGCGGCAAGGGCAGTCTGCACGAGAAACTCAGCGGACAGATCGACATCAAATTGCCGCGACTGGCCCAGCTGTGGCCGCAGTTGCGCGGGCAGATCAACGGCCAGCTCAACGCCGCCGGCACGCTGAAGGCGCCGCAGGGCAAGTTGAATCTGCAAGGTTCGCAGCTGGTGTTTGAGGACAACCGCCTGCAAAGCCTTAACCTCGACGCCACGCTCGGCAGTGCGCAACGGGCGAAGATCGATTTAAAGGGCAGCGGCATTCACGCGGGCGATACCTCGCTGGGCACCCTGACCGCCAATGCTCAGGGCGATATCAAGAGCCAGAAACTCAACCTCGACCTGATCGGGCCGAAGCTGAAACTGGCGTTGGGCCTGGACGGCAAGCTTGATCAAGGCAACTGGCGCGGGCGGCTGGCCAGCGGCGACATTCAGGTCGGCGGTCAGGGCTGGAAGCTGCAAAACCCTGCCAGACTGGAACGCCTGGCGGACGGCCAGATCAATTTCGGTGCGCATTGCTGGCTGTCCGGCAGTGCCAGCCTGTGTGGTGAAGACCAGCGCCTGATGCCCGAGCCAAAACTGCGCTATCACCTCAAGCAATTCCCCATCGAAAGCCTGGCGCAGTGGCTGCCCAAGGACTTTGCCTGGCAGGGCCGGCTCAACGCCGATCTGCAACTGGACCTGCCAGCGAGCGGCCCGAACGGCGTGGTCAGTGTCGATGCCAGTGGTGGCACCCTGCGTGTGCGTGACAAAGAGCAGTGGCTGGACTTTCCGTACCAGACGCTCAAGCTCACCAGCAAACTCACGCCCAAGCGCGTCGACACCGAACTCAACTTCGTCGGCGGCAAACTGGGCGAGTTGATGGTGCAGGCGCAGCTCAATCCACTGCCGAAAAACAAACCGCTGACGGGCTCGTTCCGCCTCACCGGTCTGGACGTGTCCGTGGCGCGGCCGTTTGTGCCGATGGTGGAGAAACTGACCGGGCACCTCAACGGCAGCGGCACGCTTTCCGGCGGCCTGCTCGCGCCATTGGTCAATGGCACCGTGCAGCTCAGCGACGGCGAAGTGTCTGGCGCCGAACTGCCGATGGAGTTGCAGGATTTGCAGCTCAAAGCGGTGATCGCTGGCGAAGCGGTGCGTCTGGACGGCGGCTGGAAAAGTGGCCCGAGCGGGCAGGGCAGCCTCAACGGTGATGTGGCCTGGGGGCCGGCGCTGGTGGTCGACCTGGCACTCAAGGGCACGCAATTGCCGGTCAGCGTCGAACCCTACGCCAAGCTTGAGATGGCCCCGGATCTGAAAATTTCCATGGCCGGCGATGAGCTGAAAATTGCCGGCAAGGTGCTGGTGCCAAAGGGCGAAATCACCGTGCGCGAGCTACCGCCGTCGACGGTGAAAGTCTCCGACGACACCATCATCGTCGGGGCGCAGACCGAAGAGGGCAAACCGCCCATCGCGATGAAAATGGACATCGATGTCATCGTCGGCCAGGACAAGCTGAGTTTTGCCGGTTTTGGCCTGACTGCCAATCTGCAAGGTCAGGTGCACATCGGCGACAACATGGACACCCGTGGCGAACTCTGGCTCAACGACGGCAAGTACCGCGCCTACGGGCAGCGCCTGACGGTGCGGCGTGCGCGTCTGTTGTTTGCCGGGCCCATCGACCAGCCGTATCTGGACATCGAGGCGATTCGCCAGACCGACGACGTCATCGCCGGCATCCGGCTCAGTGGCAGCGCCGAACAGCCGACGACGCAAATCTTCTCCGAACCGGCCATGAGTCAGGAGCAAGCCTTGTCCTATCTGGTGCTGGGACGCCCGCTGAGCACCAATGGCGAAGACAACAACATGCTCGCGCAAGCCGCATTGGGCCTGGGCTTGATGGGCAGCGCCGGGGTCACCAGTGGTCTGGCCAAGGACTTGGGGATTCAGGATTTCCAGCTCGACACTCAGGGCAGCGGCAACGACACCAGCGTCGTCGCCAGCGGCAACATCTCCGAGAAACTCAGCTTGCGCTACGGCGTCGGCGTGTTCGAACCGGCCAGCACCATCGCGTTGCGCTACAAGCTGAGCAAGAAGGTGTATGTCGAAGCGGCCAGCGGCGTGGCCAGTTCGCTGGATATTTTCTACAAACGCGATTTCTAG
- a CDS encoding MarR family winged helix-turn-helix transcriptional regulator, with translation MKHFTPDEFKHCHLGLLLGRAALLKDRIIDTHMEPHGITAAQFKVLIIMAQFGVDTPAELCRHLSLDSGSMTRMLDRLEQKGFLIRQRSEGDRRQVQLKLTEQGQHLADRLPYIGADAMNELAGAISRDELKTLEYILKKILLAAGDPITVQRLGEHNER, from the coding sequence ATGAAGCATTTCACCCCCGACGAATTCAAACATTGCCACCTCGGCCTGTTGCTTGGCCGTGCCGCGTTGCTCAAGGACCGGATCATCGACACCCACATGGAACCCCACGGCATCACCGCCGCGCAGTTCAAGGTGTTGATCATCATGGCCCAGTTTGGCGTGGACACCCCGGCCGAGCTGTGCCGGCATCTGTCGCTGGACAGCGGTTCGATGACGCGCATGCTTGATCGTCTGGAGCAGAAAGGTTTCCTGATCCGCCAGCGCAGCGAAGGCGATCGGCGTCAGGTGCAACTGAAACTGACTGAGCAGGGCCAGCACCTGGCCGATCGTCTGCCGTACATCGGCGCCGACGCGATGAACGAGCTGGCCGGCGCCATCTCCCGCGATGAGCTGAAAACCCTCGAGTACATCCTCAAGAAAATCCTCCTGGCGGCCGGCGACCCGATCACCGTCCAGCGTTTAGGTGAACACAATGAGCGCTAA
- a CDS encoding efflux transporter outer membrane subunit has translation MSAKTLRSSLTLLLSAMILAGCANYSGLDTEGQRLDAAKLETAQSLQGVSLSPAAWPKSDWWSSLGDPQLDGLIREALHDSPDMQIAEARAHQASAAAYAADAERYPTLDASAGISRSRLARDQDPLGQGGAYATVRNVSAGFNYNFDLWGGQRDAWEASLGEARAAEVDRQAAQLTLAADVARAYSDLGQAHIVYDLASEDLKRTRQMLDLSQRRLSSGIDSQYQFQQTQSLEASSQASLIDAEKRLNSAKIALAVLLGKGPDRGNEIARPKVLQASAVAVPSVLPAELLGRRPDLVAARWRVEAASKDIDAAKTRFYPNLNLSASAGAESLLGDAMFGSASRFFNIAPTVSLPIFDGGRLRANLDARDADYDLAVAQYNKSLVKALGDVGDTINQLRDIGRQIGAQQHATDIAQDSYNTVVQRYGSGIGNYLDVLSIEQQLLQAQRQLATLNAEQIDLSIQLMQALGGGFQGESLTAANASPATPHP, from the coding sequence ATGAGCGCTAAAACCTTGCGCAGCAGCCTGACGCTGTTGCTGTCGGCAATGATCCTCGCCGGGTGCGCCAACTACAGCGGCCTCGACACCGAAGGCCAGCGCCTCGACGCGGCGAAGCTTGAGACAGCGCAGTCTCTGCAGGGCGTCAGCCTGTCGCCGGCGGCCTGGCCGAAGAGCGACTGGTGGAGCAGCCTCGGCGATCCGCAGCTCGACGGTCTGATCCGCGAAGCCCTGCACGACAGCCCGGACATGCAAATCGCCGAAGCCCGCGCGCATCAGGCCAGTGCTGCCGCGTACGCCGCCGATGCCGAACGTTATCCGACCCTCGACGCCAGCGCCGGCATCAGCCGTTCGCGTCTGGCCCGCGACCAGGATCCGTTGGGGCAGGGCGGTGCCTATGCGACGGTGCGCAATGTCAGCGCCGGCTTCAATTACAACTTCGATTTGTGGGGCGGCCAGCGCGATGCCTGGGAAGCGTCACTCGGCGAGGCTCGCGCTGCTGAAGTCGACCGTCAGGCCGCGCAGCTGACACTCGCCGCTGACGTCGCCCGCGCTTACAGCGATCTCGGCCAGGCGCACATCGTGTACGACCTCGCCAGTGAAGACCTCAAGCGCACCCGGCAAATGCTCGACCTCAGTCAGCGCCGCTTGAGTTCGGGGATCGACAGCCAGTACCAGTTCCAGCAAACCCAGAGTCTGGAAGCCAGTTCTCAGGCCAGCCTGATCGATGCGGAAAAGCGCCTGAACAGCGCGAAAATCGCTTTGGCTGTATTACTCGGCAAAGGCCCGGATCGCGGTAACGAAATCGCCCGGCCGAAAGTCCTGCAAGCCAGCGCTGTGGCGGTGCCGTCGGTGTTGCCGGCGGAACTGCTCGGTCGCCGCCCGGATCTGGTCGCGGCGCGCTGGCGTGTCGAAGCGGCGAGCAAAGATATCGACGCGGCGAAAACCCGTTTCTATCCCAATCTCAACCTGTCGGCCTCGGCCGGTGCCGAGTCGTTGCTGGGGGATGCGATGTTCGGTTCCGCGAGTCGCTTCTTCAACATCGCGCCGACCGTGTCGCTGCCGATCTTCGATGGCGGACGCCTGCGCGCCAACCTCGATGCCCGCGACGCCGATTACGATCTGGCGGTGGCGCAGTACAACAAAAGTCTGGTGAAAGCCCTCGGCGATGTTGGCGACACGATCAACCAGTTGCGTGATATCGGTCGACAGATCGGTGCGCAGCAACACGCCACCGACATCGCTCAGGATTCTTACAACACCGTCGTCCAGCGTTACGGTTCCGGCATCGGCAACTACCTGGACGTGCTCAGCATCGAGCAGCAATTGCTCCAGGCCCAGCGCCAACTGGCGACCCTGAATGCCGAGCAGATCGACCTGTCGATTCAACTGATGCAAGCGCTGGGCGGTGGCTTCCAGGGTGAAAGCCTGACCGCAGCCAACGCCAGCCCAGCCACGCCGCACCCCTAA
- a CDS encoding HlyD family secretion protein: MATAENTQAQDNTPDTGNPRKRKVLLLTLAVVVALACAGVWAYHEFIGRFNESTDDAYVNGNVVEITPLVTGTVVSIGADDGDLVHEGQVLVNFDPNDAEVGLQSAKAKLARTVRQVRGLYSNVDGMKAQVNAQQAEVQKAQDNYNRRKNLAQGGAISQEELSHARDDLTSAQNALANARQQLKTTSALVDDTVVSSHPDVMSAAADLRQAYLTNARSTLIAPVTGYVAKRTVQLGQRVQPGTALMAVIPLDQLWIDANFKETQLRDMRIGQPVDIEADIYGSDVKYSGTVDSLGAGTGSAFALLPAQNATGNWIKIVQRVPVRIHINAEELARHPLRVGLSTNVEVNLHDQSGPVLAQQPPQKASFSTNVYDRQLAEADAMIAQLIHDNSAAAGKTAQR; this comes from the coding sequence ATGGCCACTGCCGAAAACACCCAAGCTCAAGACAACACCCCGGACACCGGTAACCCGCGCAAACGCAAAGTGCTGCTGCTGACCCTCGCCGTTGTGGTCGCACTCGCCTGTGCCGGCGTCTGGGCCTATCACGAGTTCATCGGACGCTTTAACGAAAGCACCGATGATGCCTACGTCAACGGCAACGTGGTGGAAATTACACCGCTGGTCACCGGCACCGTGGTCAGCATCGGTGCCGACGACGGTGATCTGGTTCATGAAGGCCAGGTGCTGGTCAACTTCGACCCCAACGATGCCGAAGTCGGCCTGCAAAGTGCCAAGGCCAAACTGGCGCGCACCGTGCGCCAGGTGCGCGGCTTGTACAGCAACGTCGACGGCATGAAGGCCCAGGTCAACGCGCAACAGGCCGAAGTGCAGAAGGCGCAGGACAACTACAACCGGCGGAAAAATCTGGCCCAGGGCGGGGCGATTTCCCAGGAAGAGCTGTCCCACGCCCGCGATGACCTGACCTCGGCGCAGAACGCCTTGGCCAACGCCAGACAGCAACTGAAAACCACCAGCGCGCTGGTCGACGACACCGTGGTCTCGTCGCATCCGGATGTGATGTCGGCCGCCGCCGATCTGCGTCAGGCCTACCTGACCAATGCCCGCAGCACCTTGATCGCGCCGGTTACCGGTTACGTCGCCAAGCGCACCGTGCAGCTCGGTCAGCGCGTGCAGCCGGGCACCGCGCTGATGGCGGTGATTCCGCTGGATCAACTGTGGATCGACGCCAACTTCAAGGAAACCCAACTGCGCGACATGCGCATCGGTCAGCCGGTGGATATCGAGGCCGACATCTATGGCAGCGACGTGAAATACAGCGGTACCGTCGACAGCCTCGGCGCCGGTACCGGCAGCGCGTTTGCCCTGCTGCCGGCGCAGAACGCTACGGGTAACTGGATCAAGATTGTGCAGCGGGTGCCGGTGCGCATTCACATCAATGCCGAAGAATTGGCCAGGCACCCATTGCGCGTGGGGCTGTCGACCAACGTTGAAGTGAATCTGCACGATCAGAGCGGCCCGGTGCTGGCGCAGCAACCACCGCAAAAGGCCTCGTTCAGCACCAACGTCTACGACCGCCAACTGGCCGAAGCGGACGCGATGATTGCGCAGCTGATTCACGACAACAGCGCAGCGGCGGGCAAGACCGCGCAGCGCTGA
- a CDS encoding DHA2 family efflux MFS transporter permease subunit: protein MSNNASFTPPSLLLSTIGLSLATFMQVLDTTIANVALPTISGNLGVSSEQGTWVITSFAVSNAIALPLTGWLSRRFGEVKLFLWATMLFVLASFLCGISTSMPELIGFRVLQGLVAGPLYPMTQTLLIAVYPPAKRGMALALLAMVTVVAPIAGPILGGWITDSYSWPWIFFINVPIGIFAVMVVRSQLAKRPVVTSRQPMDYVGLITLIIGVGALQVILDKGNDLDWFESNFIIVGAAISVVALAVFVIWEMTDRHPVVNLRLFAYRNFRIGTLVLVLGYAGFFGINLILPQWLQTQMGYTATWAGLAVAPIGILPVLLSPFVGKYAHKFDLRLLAGIAFLAIGLSCFMRAEFTNEVDFQHIALVQLFMGIGVALFFMPTLSILMSDLPPSQIADGAGLATFLRTLGGSFAASLTTWIWIRRADQHHAYMSESISTFEPATRETLNTLGGASQSAYAQMDQILTSQAYMLSTVDYFTLLGWGFMGLILIVWLAKPPFAAKAGPAASGH from the coding sequence ATGAGCAATAACGCTTCTTTCACGCCGCCCAGCCTGTTGCTCAGCACCATCGGTCTGTCGCTGGCGACGTTCATGCAAGTACTCGACACGACCATCGCCAACGTCGCACTGCCGACGATCTCCGGCAACCTCGGCGTGAGTTCGGAGCAGGGCACCTGGGTCATCACTTCGTTTGCGGTGAGCAACGCGATTGCGCTGCCGCTGACCGGTTGGCTCAGCCGCCGCTTCGGCGAGGTGAAGCTGTTTCTGTGGGCGACGATGCTGTTTGTGCTGGCCTCGTTTCTCTGTGGTATCTCGACCTCGATGCCCGAGCTGATTGGCTTTCGGGTGTTGCAGGGACTGGTCGCTGGGCCGCTGTACCCGATGACCCAAACCCTGTTGATCGCGGTGTATCCGCCGGCGAAACGCGGGATGGCCCTGGCGTTATTGGCGATGGTCACGGTGGTCGCGCCGATTGCCGGGCCCATTCTCGGTGGCTGGATCACCGACAGTTACAGCTGGCCATGGATCTTCTTTATCAACGTGCCGATCGGCATCTTTGCGGTGATGGTGGTGCGTTCGCAACTGGCTAAACGGCCGGTCGTGACCAGCCGTCAGCCGATGGATTACGTCGGGTTGATTACGCTGATCATCGGCGTCGGTGCGTTGCAGGTGATCCTCGACAAGGGCAATGACCTGGACTGGTTCGAGTCGAACTTCATCATCGTCGGCGCGGCGATTTCTGTGGTGGCGCTGGCGGTGTTCGTGATCTGGGAAATGACCGACCGCCATCCGGTGGTCAACCTGCGCCTGTTCGCCTATCGCAACTTCCGTATCGGCACGCTGGTGCTGGTGTTGGGTTACGCCGGTTTCTTTGGCATCAACCTGATCCTGCCGCAGTGGCTGCAAACGCAAATGGGCTACACCGCGACCTGGGCCGGTCTGGCCGTGGCACCGATCGGTATTCTACCGGTGCTGCTGTCGCCATTTGTCGGCAAGTACGCGCACAAGTTTGACCTGCGTCTGCTCGCCGGCATTGCGTTTCTGGCGATTGGCCTGAGTTGCTTCATGCGCGCCGAGTTCACCAATGAGGTCGATTTCCAGCACATCGCCCTGGTGCAGTTGTTCATGGGCATCGGCGTGGCGCTGTTCTTCATGCCGACGTTGAGCATTCTGATGTCGGACTTGCCGCCGAGCCAGATTGCCGATGGCGCGGGTCTGGCGACGTTCCTGCGCACGTTGGGCGGCAGCTTTGCGGCGTCGCTGACGACGTGGATCTGGATTCGCCGGGCCGATCAGCATCATGCCTACATGAGCGAGAGCATCAGCACGTTCGAGCCGGCGACGCGTGAGACCTTGAATACGCTGGGCGGGGCGAGTCAGTCGGCGTATGCGCAGATGGATCAGATTCTGACCAGTCAGGCTTACATGCTCTCGACCGTGGATTACTTCACGCTGCTCGGGTGGGGGTTCATGGGGTTGATCTTGATCGTGTGGCTGGCGAAGCCGCCGTTTGCGGCGAAGGCCGGGCCGGCCGCCAGCGGGCATTGA
- the lpxH gene encoding UDP-2,3-diacylglucosamine diphosphatase, giving the protein MILLISDLHLEEERPDITRAFLDLLAGRARSASALYILGDFFEAWIGDDAMTPFQRSICQALRDLSDSGTAIFLMHGNRDFMLGKAFCKEAGCTLLKDPSVVQFYGEPVLLMHGDSLCTRDVGYMKLRRYLRNPITLFTLRNLPLRTRHKLARKLRNESRAQVRMKANDIVDVTPEEIPRIMQAFGVKTLIHGHTHRPAIHKLQLGEQAAKRIVLGDWDRQGWALQVDESGYALAPFDFAPPPALPAPTT; this is encoded by the coding sequence GTGATATTGCTGATTTCAGACTTGCATCTGGAAGAGGAGCGCCCGGACATTACCCGGGCGTTTCTGGATTTGCTCGCCGGACGCGCCCGCTCGGCGAGTGCGCTGTACATCCTCGGCGACTTTTTCGAGGCGTGGATTGGCGACGACGCCATGACGCCCTTTCAGCGTTCCATCTGCCAGGCCCTGCGCGATTTGAGCGACAGCGGCACGGCCATCTTTCTGATGCACGGCAATCGCGACTTCATGCTCGGCAAGGCGTTCTGCAAAGAGGCCGGCTGCACGCTGTTGAAGGACCCGAGTGTCGTGCAGTTCTACGGCGAGCCGGTGCTGCTGATGCACGGCGACAGCCTGTGCACCCGCGACGTCGGCTATATGAAGCTGCGCCGCTACCTGCGTAACCCGATCACCCTGTTTACTCTGCGCAACCTGCCCTTGCGTACCCGGCATAAACTGGCGCGCAAACTGCGCAACGAAAGCCGGGCGCAGGTGCGGATGAAGGCCAATGACATCGTCGATGTCACGCCGGAAGAAATTCCGCGGATCATGCAGGCGTTCGGGGTGAAAACCCTGATTCACGGGCACACCCACCGCCCGGCGATTCACAAGTTGCAGCTCGGTGAGCAGGCGGCGAAGCGGATTGTCCTGGGCGATTGGGATCGTCAAGGCTGGGCGTTGCAGGTGGATGAGAGCGGGTACGCGTTGGCGCCGTTCGATTTTGCCCCGCCGCCTGCCCTGCCCGCCCCAACCACATGA
- a CDS encoding peptidylprolyl isomerase: MTQVKLTTNHGDIVIELNAEKAPITVANFIEYVKAGHYENTVFHRVIGNFMIQGGGFEPGMKEKKDKRPSIQNEADNGLSNDKYTVAMARTMEPHSASAQFFINVADNTFLNHSGKNVQGWGYAVFGKVTEGTDVVDKIKGVSTTSKAGHQDVPADDVIIEKAEIIAA; encoded by the coding sequence ATGACTCAAGTCAAACTGACCACCAACCATGGCGACATCGTCATCGAACTGAACGCTGAAAAGGCGCCGATCACCGTTGCCAACTTCATCGAATACGTGAAGGCCGGTCACTACGAAAACACCGTTTTCCACCGCGTCATCGGTAACTTCATGATCCAGGGCGGCGGTTTCGAGCCTGGCATGAAAGAAAAGAAAGACAAGCGTCCAAGCATCCAGAACGAAGCGGACAACGGTCTTTCCAACGACAAGTACACCGTCGCCATGGCCCGCACCATGGAGCCGCATTCGGCTTCGGCGCAGTTTTTCATCAACGTTGCCGACAACACCTTCCTCAACCACAGCGGCAAGAACGTGCAGGGCTGGGGCTACGCGGTATTCGGTAAAGTCACCGAAGGCACCGACGTTGTCGACAAGATCAAAGGCGTGTCGACCACTTCCAAGGCCGGCCACCAGGACGTACCTGCTGACGACGTGATCATCGAGAAAGCCGAGATCATCGCAGCGTGA